A part of Gambusia affinis linkage group LG19, SWU_Gaff_1.0, whole genome shotgun sequence genomic DNA contains:
- the glyr1 gene encoding putative oxidoreductase GLYR1 isoform X1, producing the protein MAAVHLRIGDLVWGKLGRYPPWPGKIVSPPKDLKKPRGKKCHFVKFFGTEDHAWIKVEQLKPYHPHKEEMIKINKGKRFQQAVDAVEDYLKKAKGKEQNSEGKGDSKGKKTSNKPLKILEEDDEDLSALKDPSEKDLTDSDPEPSALERLGAGPGSGFKWESSPVKDDPHFHHFLLSQSEKPASSMEPISKRLKIIEEVTGSTSIQAADSTAINGSITPTDKRIGFLGLGLMGSGIVSNLLKMGHVVTVWNRTAEKCDLFIQEGARLGRTPAEVASMCDITFSCVSDPKAARDLVLGPSGVLQGIRPGKCYIEMSTVDPETITELSQVITSRGGRFLEAPVAGSQQLSNDGMLVILAAGDRTVYEDCSSCFQAMGKTSFFLGEAGNAARMMLILNMVQGSFMATIAEGLTLAQATGQSQQTFLDILCQGQMASTFVDQKCQNILQGNFKPDYYLKHIQKDLRLAISMGDMANHPTPMAAAANEVYKRAKALDQSDNDISAVYRAYIH; encoded by the exons ATAGTAAGTCCCCCCAAGGACCTGAAAAAGCCCCGGGGCAAAAAATGCCACTTTGTGAAATTCTTTGGAACTGAAGACCA CGCCTGGATCaaagtggagcagctgaagcCCTACCACCCCCACAAAGAGGAGATGATCAAGATTAATAAAGGGAAGCGTTTCCAGCAGGCCGTTGATGCCGTGGAGGACTACCTGAAGAAAGCCAAAGGAAAGGAACAG AACTCTGAGGGCAAAGGCGActctaaaggaaaaaaaacctccaacaAGCCACTGAAAATTCTAGAGGAGGACGACGAAGACCTCAGTGCACTGAAGGACCCCTCTGAAAAG gACTTAACTGACTCTGACCCCGAGCCGTCGGCTCTTGAGAGGCTGGGGGCCGGACCTGGTTCAGGATTCAAATGGGAAAGCAGT CCTGTCAAGGACGACCCACATttccatcacttcctgctcagTCAGTCCGAAAAG CCAGCCTCATCAATGGAACCGATTAGTAAGCGGCTGAAAATCATCGAGGAG gtcacAGGCTCAACCTCTATCCAAGCAGCAGACAGCACAGCTATTAATGGCAGCATCACACCCACAGATAAAAG GATAGGCTTCCTGGGTCTAGGACTCATGGGTAGTGGCATCGTTTCCAACTTGTTGAAAATGGGCCATGTTGTTACCGTGTGGAATCGCACTGCAGAAAAG TGTGACCTGTTCATCCAGGAGGGGGCCAGGTTAGGCCGGACCCCTGCAGAGGTTGCCTCCATGTGTGACATCACTTTCTCATGTGTGTCTGACCCCAAGGCTGCCCGGGAC TTGGTGTTGGGACCCAGTGGAGTTCTCCAGGGAATCAGGCCAGGCAAATGCTACATAGAGATGTCCACTGTAGATCCAGAGACTATCACAGAGCTCTCCCAG GTGATCACGTCACGGGGCGGCCGCTTCCTGGAGGCTCCGGTGGCAGGAAGCCAGCAGCTCTCCAACGATGGGATGCTGGTTATCCTGGCAGCTGGAGACAGAACGGTTTATGAGgactgcagcagctgctttcAAGCCATGGGCAAGACCTCGTTCTTCCTCG GGGAAGCAGGCAACGCAGCGAGGATGATGCTCATCCTCAACATGGTCCAGGGCAGTTTCATGGCCACCATCGCAGAGGGGCTCACCCTGGCTCAGGCCACCGGCCAATCACAGCAGACCTTCCTGGACATCCTGTGCCAGGGCCAGATGGCGAGCACCTTTGTGGACCAGAAGTGTCAGA ATATCCTGCAAGGCAACTTTAAACCAGACTACTATTTGAAACACATTCAGAAGGACCTGAGGCTAGCCATCTCCATGGGCGACATGGCCAACCATCCAACTCCGATGGCTGCAGCAGCCAACGAG GTGTACAAGAGGGCTAAAGCACTGGACCAGTCAGACAACGACATTTCTGCCGTCTACAGAGCCTACATTCACTAG
- the glyr1 gene encoding putative oxidoreductase GLYR1 isoform X2 → MAAVHLRIGDLVWGKLGRYPPWPGKIVSPPKDLKKPRGKKCHFVKFFGTEDHAWIKVEQLKPYHPHKEEMIKINKGKRFQQAVDAVEDYLKKAKGKEQNSEGKGDSKGKKTSNKPLKILEEDDEDLSALKDPSEKPVKDDPHFHHFLLSQSEKPASSMEPISKRLKIIEEVTGSTSIQAADSTAINGSITPTDKRIGFLGLGLMGSGIVSNLLKMGHVVTVWNRTAEKCDLFIQEGARLGRTPAEVASMCDITFSCVSDPKAARDLVLGPSGVLQGIRPGKCYIEMSTVDPETITELSQVITSRGGRFLEAPVAGSQQLSNDGMLVILAAGDRTVYEDCSSCFQAMGKTSFFLGEAGNAARMMLILNMVQGSFMATIAEGLTLAQATGQSQQTFLDILCQGQMASTFVDQKCQNILQGNFKPDYYLKHIQKDLRLAISMGDMANHPTPMAAAANEVYKRAKALDQSDNDISAVYRAYIH, encoded by the exons ATAGTAAGTCCCCCCAAGGACCTGAAAAAGCCCCGGGGCAAAAAATGCCACTTTGTGAAATTCTTTGGAACTGAAGACCA CGCCTGGATCaaagtggagcagctgaagcCCTACCACCCCCACAAAGAGGAGATGATCAAGATTAATAAAGGGAAGCGTTTCCAGCAGGCCGTTGATGCCGTGGAGGACTACCTGAAGAAAGCCAAAGGAAAGGAACAG AACTCTGAGGGCAAAGGCGActctaaaggaaaaaaaacctccaacaAGCCACTGAAAATTCTAGAGGAGGACGACGAAGACCTCAGTGCACTGAAGGACCCCTCTGAAAAG CCTGTCAAGGACGACCCACATttccatcacttcctgctcagTCAGTCCGAAAAG CCAGCCTCATCAATGGAACCGATTAGTAAGCGGCTGAAAATCATCGAGGAG gtcacAGGCTCAACCTCTATCCAAGCAGCAGACAGCACAGCTATTAATGGCAGCATCACACCCACAGATAAAAG GATAGGCTTCCTGGGTCTAGGACTCATGGGTAGTGGCATCGTTTCCAACTTGTTGAAAATGGGCCATGTTGTTACCGTGTGGAATCGCACTGCAGAAAAG TGTGACCTGTTCATCCAGGAGGGGGCCAGGTTAGGCCGGACCCCTGCAGAGGTTGCCTCCATGTGTGACATCACTTTCTCATGTGTGTCTGACCCCAAGGCTGCCCGGGAC TTGGTGTTGGGACCCAGTGGAGTTCTCCAGGGAATCAGGCCAGGCAAATGCTACATAGAGATGTCCACTGTAGATCCAGAGACTATCACAGAGCTCTCCCAG GTGATCACGTCACGGGGCGGCCGCTTCCTGGAGGCTCCGGTGGCAGGAAGCCAGCAGCTCTCCAACGATGGGATGCTGGTTATCCTGGCAGCTGGAGACAGAACGGTTTATGAGgactgcagcagctgctttcAAGCCATGGGCAAGACCTCGTTCTTCCTCG GGGAAGCAGGCAACGCAGCGAGGATGATGCTCATCCTCAACATGGTCCAGGGCAGTTTCATGGCCACCATCGCAGAGGGGCTCACCCTGGCTCAGGCCACCGGCCAATCACAGCAGACCTTCCTGGACATCCTGTGCCAGGGCCAGATGGCGAGCACCTTTGTGGACCAGAAGTGTCAGA ATATCCTGCAAGGCAACTTTAAACCAGACTACTATTTGAAACACATTCAGAAGGACCTGAGGCTAGCCATCTCCATGGGCGACATGGCCAACCATCCAACTCCGATGGCTGCAGCAGCCAACGAG GTGTACAAGAGGGCTAAAGCACTGGACCAGTCAGACAACGACATTTCTGCCGTCTACAGAGCCTACATTCACTAG